TCGCTCAGCAACAGCCTTCCCGTAGAGGTGAGATAGGCGATACCGGCCGGATCGGGACTCGGAGGCGAGAACAGCGAGGTATCGATGACCTGAACCAGAGTGCCGGTTGCCGTAGGTGCCAGGACCGTCGGCGCGATCGTCGACAGCTCGTAAAGGCTCGTCGCGGCTGACGCGCGTGAGAATCGAGCCCTCGAGCCTGCGGCGGTCGGATCCTCGCTTGGCGAAGACGCGCCCAACTCGCTTCCATCGTTCAGGTAGAGGTTCCAGACGTTGGAATCGTCGGTCGAATCCGTGCTCGGAGCGAACGCCATGCCCGTCACTCCGGCCAGACTCAGGTGGGACACGTCGCGACTGGCTACGACGATGCCCTCCGGAGTGAGCTCGAACACTCGGCCTTGCGGAGGACTCAACACGTAGAAATGCCCGGTCGAAGGATCGAAAGCGATGCCCCGCGGATCCGTCAGCCGACTCCGAGACAAGTCGACCGACTCGACCGGAACGACTCGATCGGTGGAGCCATCCGGCTTCAGAACAAGGAGCCGCGGGCCGGAGCCGTCGAGGATGTAGACGTCCCCCGTCGCCGGATCCGATGTCAGCCCTCGAGCATCCCCGAGCTCGAGGGGCTCGCTCAAATACCCGGCTTCCGCGCCGGTCTCGGTGAAAGCATTCCGATTCACCCGGAGGAAGAACAATCGATCATCGATTACTGCGATCAAGCGGTGACCATGGTTGTCGAAGGTTGCGTTGAGCGCATCCGGGATCGAGAACGGCATGCTTATGCGTCTGCGCAAGGTGCCCGGAGGCTGCATCAAGCCGAGCTCCGAGTAATCCCCAGCGCCATCCTCGTTCGCAAGCAAGACGATGAACGAATCGGCCCGCGTGGAAAAGCCGAGGCCCGCGGCATGCGTTTCGGTCCATTCGGCCGCCGGAAGGGTGCGAACCAGATGCAGATCGCGTTCGGGATTCTGGGCCGCTCCCAAGGTGACCATCAAAGATGAAACGGCAAGACCGATCGTGACACCACGCCCCACCCGGAGCTTCGGCCTGGAAAATGGCCGGCCGCTCAGGGCGCGAGAGATCAAGGACCGCATATTCCCCGTCCTCCTGACACAACCATTCCGTTCGGTAACGCTCTCGAGGATGGGGATCTTGCGACCGAGAGCCCATCAAGCTGGGGTGGTTTCAACGGGCGGGAAAAAGAGAGGAGGGGGTTCGGCTAGTTCCCAACCCAACCGTTCAAACACACATTTATATAATGTGCTCCTGCGCGTAGTCAACGACTATCGTTTGTCGAGATTTCGGCCGACCAAGCGTTAATGATGCGTCGTCGCAGCACCTTCACCGCGCTGGTACGCGGCCTCCGCCTGCCGAAGAAGCTCCATCGCCTCGCCCGAGCCTCCCCAACCTCGAAACTCGGTGACGCCGGGCCCATCGTAGCCGAGAAACCAAAGCTTCAGTATCTCCGGAACCGTTGGGTAGTCGCGTTCGAGATCGGCGATATCGCGTAAAGCGGTGAAGGGGCTCGGTAGCTCACTTTCCAAAGGAACGCAGATGAGCTTGTCGTCGATTTCCCCTTCATCCGAAAGCCTAAGAACCCCGATCACCCGCACTCGAGAGACTTCCGCCCGTCCCAACGCCGGCCCGATCACCAGGACGTCCAGTGGATAGCCGTCCCCCCCCTCACTCTTCGGGAGGAGCGTAGAGGGGATCAGGCCATAATTACCCGGATATCCGAGAAACGGAACCACACGGGGAACCCCGTCCCGGTATTCCCACTTGAGCTCGCCGCTATCGGGCTCGACTTCGAACTTGGCCGTGGTTCCCGCGGGGATCTCGACCACGGCATTGACGGTTCCATCGGCGTTCCGGGCGGGAATTGCGTCGACGAGGTGGGAGGGCGCGATGACCGTCTCCTCATCGGGCGAAGACGCCCAGGGCGCCACGATGGCCCCCCCTGCCAGAACACGCATCCTCCCATCGGCGTTTCCTCCAGCTTCCATCCGTCGCCGTTCGCTGGACTCGCACGCGACAAGAGAAGCCACGACCAAGGAAGACACCCACAACTTGGCGCAATCGTTCCGAACCAAGCGCGCCTGCATAAACCTCTCCCTGAGCAGTGTTTCAGATCATTGTACCGTCTGGCGAGGTACGACGCCGAAGATTTACATGAAATTGAACCTTTCACGCTGGCCGAAGGTAGTAAACAATGATGAGCGATATCTGTCCATTTTGCGCCGAGCCGGTTCCGGTGGCGGCTGTGATCTGCCCGCACTGCAGGAGCCATCTGCACGCCTCCATCGAGAACGAAGCCTATCGGAATCGGCCGGGGCGACAAATAGGCGGTGTCGCCATCGGACTGTCGTATTCGCTCGGCATCTCGGTCACTTTGTTGAGGCTCCTGTTCATCGTATTCACCTTCGTGAGCTTCATCGGTCCGATCGTCTACGTGACGATGTGGCTCCTGCTTCCTAACGAACCGGGCGGACCGGCCCCCCTCGCCGGATTGCTCCGCTCGCTCGATGGCGAGAAAGGGGGCGACCCCTCGCTTCTCGAGCGCGGTATCCAGTGGCTCCGTCGACATCTCGATAGACTCCAGCAATGGTACCGGTCGAAGAAAGGGTCGACGGAGGAGATCTCCTGAGTGCAACCTCGCGCTCACCCTCGGACGAAGAGCTCGCCCGAAAGATGTTCGCGGGAGACGAGAAGGCAGCTCAACACCTCGTCGAGCGCTATCAGCGCCCTTTGTTCGGATTCTTGTACCGCTTCTCTCATAACGCCGCCGATGCCGAAGAGCTCTTCCAAGAAACGTTTCTGCGTGCCATTCGAGCGAGCGTTCGTTACGACACGCATCGACGGTTCAAGCCATGGATCTACACCATCGCGCTCAACCTGGCTCGTGACCGTGCCAACCGGCTCGCTCATAGCGCCAATCCGGAGCTTTGCCGAGACGACGAATTGCCCGAAACCGACCGGAGAGGTCACGAAGCGGATTGGATTTCGCGCGCCGATCTGCTCCGGGCGCTCTCGACCCTCCCTGAGACGCATCGTGAGGTAATCGTGCTGAAGTACTTCGAGGGCTTGGAAGAGGCCGAGATCGCAGAAGCCTGCGAGATTCCGCGAGGTACGGTGAAGAGCAGGCTTCATCACGGATTGCGAAAGCTTCGCGCCGCGTTGAGCCGAGAGCCGACATGACGCCGGAACGGTTACTCGAGAC
This region of Vicinamibacteria bacterium genomic DNA includes:
- a CDS encoding inorganic diphosphatase produces the protein MRVLAGGAIVAPWASSPDEETVIAPSHLVDAIPARNADGTVNAVVEIPAGTTAKFEVEPDSGELKWEYRDGVPRVVPFLGYPGNYGLIPSTLLPKSEGGDGYPLDVLVIGPALGRAEVSRVRVIGVLRLSDEGEIDDKLICVPLESELPSPFTALRDIADLERDYPTVPEILKLWFLGYDGPGVTEFRGWGGSGEAMELLRQAEAAYQRGEGAATTHH
- a CDS encoding PspC domain-containing protein, with the translated sequence MMSDICPFCAEPVPVAAVICPHCRSHLHASIENEAYRNRPGRQIGGVAIGLSYSLGISVTLLRLLFIVFTFVSFIGPIVYVTMWLLLPNEPGGPAPLAGLLRSLDGEKGGDPSLLERGIQWLRRHLDRLQQWYRSKKGSTEEIS
- a CDS encoding sigma-70 family RNA polymerase sigma factor, whose translation is MVPVEERVDGGDLLSATSRSPSDEELARKMFAGDEKAAQHLVERYQRPLFGFLYRFSHNAADAEELFQETFLRAIRASVRYDTHRRFKPWIYTIALNLARDRANRLAHSANPELCRDDELPETDRRGHEADWISRADLLRALSTLPETHREVIVLKYFEGLEEAEIAEACEIPRGTVKSRLHHGLRKLRAALSREPT